A genome region from Panicum virgatum strain AP13 chromosome 4K, P.virgatum_v5, whole genome shotgun sequence includes the following:
- the LOC120702332 gene encoding BAG family molecular chaperone regulator 7-like isoform X2 encodes MGSHRHFLDDPFFPFPPPPQPSSCPFLDFDSTSPFPDLDLFLPPSDPSPSPFLLRVLTDRVAALELAVAARRPEPTTRKCTYVTEAGGRKVKWTSVQRPRAGDRTLKWEAKGASAAAPRKLKWGAAVKGKGSLEPWSQAYTWEEDLTDDDDDDEEKADSNKTKVADKKKKNKNKAVNKEKKCPVATVKIEEISDDNDAAGCVAIRKAFAKGNGRGKRKELSPQDAALLIQMTYRAHLAHRSQVLRCLRDLAVAKAKLKEIRSLFYNISYRRRLANDQEERQRFSEKVIVLLITVDALEGPDYMVRVAKKSMLEELEAMLEVVDPQPPGKQRSLNRRKFDLPEAGAVSVEKTAGVNKAVRIIQEGK; translated from the exons atgggATCCCACCGCCACTTCCTCGACGACCCCTTCTTCccgttcccgccgccgccgcaaccctCCTCCTGCCCATTCCTCGACTTTGACAGCACCTCCCCGTTCCCCGACCTCGACCTCTTCCTGCCCCCCAGcgacccctccccctcccccttcctcctccgcgtCCTCACCGACCGCGTCGCCGCTCTCGAGCTCGctgtcgccgcgcgccgccccgagcCCACCACCAGGAAGTGCACCTACGTcacggaggccggcggccgcaaggtcaagtggacgtccgtccAGAGGCCGCGCGCGGGGGACCGCACGCTCAAGTGGGAG GCCaagggcgcctccgccgccgcgccaaggAAGCTCAAGTGGGGCGCCGCCGTTAAGGGCAAGGGCTCCCTCGAGCCCTGGTCGCAGGCCTACACATGGGAGGAGGACTtaaccgacgacgacgacgacgacgaggagaagGCCGACAGCAACAAGACCAAGGTCgccgacaagaagaagaagaacaagaacaaggccGTCAACAAGGAGAAGAAATGCCCCGTCGCCACCGTCAAGATCGAGGAGATCTCCGACGACAACGATGCCGCCGGATGCGTCGCCATCAGAAAG GCTTTTGCTAAGGGCAATGGCAGGGGAAAGAGGAAGGAGCTGTCCCCGCAGGATGCTGCATTGCTTATCCAGATGACCTACCGGGCTCACCTTGCTCACCGCTCCCAGGTGCTTCGCTGCCTGCGTGATCTGGCTGTGGCCAAAGCCAAGCTCAAGGAGATCAGGTCCCTCTTCTATAACATCTCTTACAGGCGCCGCCTCGCTAATGACCAAGAAGAGCGCCAAAGGTTCTCTGAGAAGGTCATTGTACTGCTCATCACTGTGGATGCTCTTGAG GGACCTGACTACATGGTGAGGGTTGCCAAGAAATCTATGCTAGAAGAGCTCGAAGCAATGCTGGAGGTTGTGGACCCTCAGCCACCGGGGAAGCAGAGGTCACTGAACCGCAGGAAGTTTGATCTCCCGGAAGCTGGAGCAGTCTCCGTTGAGAAGACGGCTGGTGTGAACAAGGCCGTCAGGATCATCCAGGAGGGCAAGTGA
- the LOC120702332 gene encoding BAG family molecular chaperone regulator 7-like isoform X1, translating into MGSHRHFLDDPFFPFPPPPQPSSCPFLDFDSTSPFPDLDLFLPPSDPSPSPFLLRVLTDRVAALELAVAARRPEPTTRKCTYVTEAGGRKVKWTSVQRPRAGDRTLKWEAEVRSPNHDGFDCKWKWEAKGASAAAPRKLKWGAAVKGKGSLEPWSQAYTWEEDLTDDDDDDEEKADSNKTKVADKKKKNKNKAVNKEKKCPVATVKIEEISDDNDAAGCVAIRKAFAKGNGRGKRKELSPQDAALLIQMTYRAHLAHRSQVLRCLRDLAVAKAKLKEIRSLFYNISYRRRLANDQEERQRFSEKVIVLLITVDALEGPDYMVRVAKKSMLEELEAMLEVVDPQPPGKQRSLNRRKFDLPEAGAVSVEKTAGVNKAVRIIQEGK; encoded by the exons atgggATCCCACCGCCACTTCCTCGACGACCCCTTCTTCccgttcccgccgccgccgcaaccctCCTCCTGCCCATTCCTCGACTTTGACAGCACCTCCCCGTTCCCCGACCTCGACCTCTTCCTGCCCCCCAGcgacccctccccctcccccttcctcctccgcgtCCTCACCGACCGCGTCGCCGCTCTCGAGCTCGctgtcgccgcgcgccgccccgagcCCACCACCAGGAAGTGCACCTACGTcacggaggccggcggccgcaaggtcaagtggacgtccgtccAGAGGCCGCGCGCGGGGGACCGCACGCTCAAGTGGGAGGCCGAGGTCAGGTCCCCCAACCACGACGGCTTCGACTGCAAGTGGAAGTGGGAGGCCaagggcgcctccgccgccgcgccaaggAAGCTCAAGTGGGGCGCCGCCGTTAAGGGCAAGGGCTCCCTCGAGCCCTGGTCGCAGGCCTACACATGGGAGGAGGACTtaaccgacgacgacgacgacgacgaggagaagGCCGACAGCAACAAGACCAAGGTCgccgacaagaagaagaagaacaagaacaaggccGTCAACAAGGAGAAGAAATGCCCCGTCGCCACCGTCAAGATCGAGGAGATCTCCGACGACAACGATGCCGCCGGATGCGTCGCCATCAGAAAG GCTTTTGCTAAGGGCAATGGCAGGGGAAAGAGGAAGGAGCTGTCCCCGCAGGATGCTGCATTGCTTATCCAGATGACCTACCGGGCTCACCTTGCTCACCGCTCCCAGGTGCTTCGCTGCCTGCGTGATCTGGCTGTGGCCAAAGCCAAGCTCAAGGAGATCAGGTCCCTCTTCTATAACATCTCTTACAGGCGCCGCCTCGCTAATGACCAAGAAGAGCGCCAAAGGTTCTCTGAGAAGGTCATTGTACTGCTCATCACTGTGGATGCTCTTGAG GGACCTGACTACATGGTGAGGGTTGCCAAGAAATCTATGCTAGAAGAGCTCGAAGCAATGCTGGAGGTTGTGGACCCTCAGCCACCGGGGAAGCAGAGGTCACTGAACCGCAGGAAGTTTGATCTCCCGGAAGCTGGAGCAGTCTCCGTTGAGAAGACGGCTGGTGTGAACAAGGCCGTCAGGATCATCCAGGAGGGCAAGTGA